The DNA segment TTCGTCCGGAAGGTCTCGAGCCGGAACGTGAGGACGTCGCGCGGAAATCCCGCGCCGTCGACGACGACGCGAGCGTCCTCGACGAGGAGCGCGGCCACGTTCGCCGACGACAGGGCGGCGCCCCCTCCGTGCTGCGGGGCGCGGACGCTCATCACGTGGTTGATGAAGGCCCCGTGGTAGAGGAACGCGTCGCCCGAGCGCGGCGCGGGGACCGTCCACTCGACGGGGGGGCTCGCGACGGCGGGCGTCGCCAGGGTGGTCGCGAGAAGGACGGCCGCCACGAGAACGCCGCGCGTCAGGTTTTCCATCGTCTCGGCCCATGAGAAACGGGTGTCGGGATGAACTCATTCGTCGCGCGCGCTAGCGCGTCCCTTGCACGCCGTCCCGCCCCCCGAAGGCGTCATATAGGGGTTCTGCGATGATACGCTACGCCCGACCTGGTTTTCCAGGACGGTCGATCCATCGCGGATGTAGTGTAGTCTGGTCTATCACATGGCGTTGCCAACGCTTTAACTCGGGTTCAAATCCCGACATCCGCACTCGTCGCCGGTCCCATGGACCGGGTCTCTTCTGGCCATCGAAAAGGGTCCGAGCGCGGGCTCCGTCGCGCGCGAGGCGGCGCCCGGGGTGGGCGTCCGCGCTGGAGGGCCGGGGCCGAGATTTGAACTCGGGTCACAGGATCCACAGTCCCGAAGGATAACCAGGCTACCCCATCCCGGCCAGAGGGTGGGAACGTTGCGTTGAAGGAAGGCCGTGTCTTAAACGTTTCGCGCGGGCGGAAAGGGCCCGCGACGCGGCGCCCGCGCTCGCGACTTGGAGTGGAAAGGAAACGGGCGCGGGGCTCGCGCCCCGCGCGGCCGACGCGCGAGCGTCAGCTGAAGTACTTCGCGATGACCTTGCGCTCGGCGGCCTGGAGCCGGTTGTGGACCGCGGCCTTGCTGATGCCGAAGATGCTCGAAAGGTCGTCGAGCGTCACGTTGCGCGGCGTGTTGTAGAACCCGAGCGCGAGGGCCGTCTTGATGACCTCGAGCTGCTTCTGCGTGAGGTTCTCCGAGAACGCGCCGTGGATCTGCTGCTCGGGGTCGAAGTCGTCGATGCGGACGAGCTTGAAGTCGCTCCAGCGGCCGGCCTTCACGCCCTGCTCGTAGGCGGCGAGCATCGCCGCGAGGTCGACCTTGCCGGTGACGACGAGGCGCACGTGCAGGTAGCCGTTGTGGATGAGCGCGGGCTGGACGAGGACCTCCGGGCCGAAGTGCTCGAGCGCGAAGGCCGCCGGGTTGCCCGTCTTGCGGATGGTGTCGAGCGACACGCTCGCGCGGAACGTGACCTGGTCCTTCGTCTGGCGCACGATGTCGGCCGTGTCGAAGGATCCCATGAGGACCTTCGTCGTCTCCTGGGCCGCGGCTTCGGGGCCGAGGACTGTGGCAAGGAGCCGCACAGTCTGGTTGGAGACGTCGTGGGAGACTTGGTTCAAGATCACGCGGACATCGGGATTCTTCCCTGACACGATGCAGGGGGCAAAAGTGTCGCTACGAATCTTGTAGACGACTTCGGTCAGACTCATGCGGGTATCGCCGTTCCCGGCATGATTGGGATGGGATATATTCCCTACGGTAAAATGCTCTCAACATCGTGTCAACCACGCGCGAGCGCGCGATGGACGGGGAAGGAGAGCAGCTGGGAGATCGTGCACGCCTTCTCGCTCAGGCGGAACACGGTCTCCACGTCCTTGTCGGAGGCTGTTCCGCCGACTTCGACGCGCAGGCGCATCGCGACGACGACGCCGCGATCGTCGAAATCCATCTCGGTCACGCAGGCAAGCGATCCGAGCTCGACCTTGCGCTTCTCGGCGATCTTCCGCATCGTCGTGAGCGTGCAGGAGGCGAGGGCGGCAAGCAGGTACTCGCTCGCCATCGGTCCCGAGTCGGTCCCGCCGAGGTCGGCGGGCTTGTCGCAGCGGATCGTGTGGCCGCGGATCGCGATCTCGGTGGTCTTCGGCGCGACGAGGACGGCGCGCGCAATTTCGGTGCTGGTCATGCGGCATCCTTCTCCATGCGGGCGAGGCGGGTCACGTGCGGACCCGTGGTGACGGGGACGAAGCGGGGGAAGGCCGCGTCGAGGGCGGGGTCGCCCGTGTCGACACGGAGCACGGGCGTCTCGATCATCTTCGTCGGCGTCGCGACGACCTTCACGGCCTCGACGCCGAGGCGCCGCAGCACCGCGGCGGAGACGACGAGGTTCCCGCGCCCGAGCACGAACCCCTGCCGACCGATCGGGCTCACGACGACGCGGGCGCCGGGCGCGAGCGCGAGGAGGTCGCGCTCGCGCGCGTCCTTCACGAGGAGCTTCCCGTCGCAGACGACGTCGATGCCGAGGAGCGTGCCGTCGACGCCGAGCGCGCGCTTGACCTCCATCATCGTGCCGCCCGCGCCAAGAACGTGCGGGACGCCGGGCTCGAGCGCCTCGGCGACGGCCTTGCCGAGCGTCACCTGCTCCACCTCGTCGTCGGTGCCGGCGGCCTTGCCGCCCGCGACCGCCCGGTGGACGGGGACCTTCACGAAACCCTTGAGGGTGACCGCGACCTCGCCCGCGCGGAAGCGTCCCTCGTCGACGTCGAGCACCTCCCCGGGGGCGACGTCGTCGAATCCCTCGACGACGCGCGCGGCGCGCTCGGGCGTGTCCGCGTAGACGGCGCTGTACATCTTGCTCCCGGCGGGGATGCCGAGGACGGGCACGCGGTCGCCGACGGCGTCCGCGACATCCGCGGCCGTTCCGTCGCCGCCGACGAAGACGAGGACGTCGGGCGCGAGCGCGAGGAGGGCCTTCGCGGCCTCGCGCGTGTCGTCGGCGGTGGTGGGCTCGGACGGGACGTGCGCGACGATCGCGCTTTCGCCGGCCTTCTCGAGGACGTCCTCGCCCATGGGCGCGCCGGCGGTGAGGAACGTGTGCGCGCCCGCCTCGAGCGCGCGCACGAAGCGCAGCGCCTTCCCGGCGGCTTCGGGCCGCGCGCCGCGCGCGAGCGCTTCGGCGGCGACGCCGTCGCTGCCCTTGAGCGCGACGCGGGCGCCGAGGCCCGCGACGGGGTTGACGAGGAAGGCGATCCGGCGCGCGCGCACGCGCCGCCGACGACGCTCCCCCGACATAAGCGCTCGCCACCGGTCCCGGTCCCGGTCCCGGTCCCGGTCCCGGTCCCGGTCCCGGACCCGGTCCCGGACCCGACGCCCGGACCCGAATCCCGGCGCCCGGCGCCCGGTCCCGGTCCCGGCCACCGGTCCCGGCGCCCGGCGCCCGGCTCCCGGCGCCCGGTCCCGGTCCCGAACCCCGGCGCCCGGTTCCCGGGCCCGGTCCCGAATCCCGGGCCCGGCGCCCGTCGTTCACCGCAAACCTTCAAGGAGGCCTTCCGCGCTCGCGGGTTTCGATGACGCTCCTGCGGACGCCGCTCTACGACCTGCACGTGAAGCTGGGGGCGAAGATCGTCCCGTTCGCGGGCTACGAGATGCCGGTGATGTACTCGAGCGTTCTCGAGGAGCACGAGGCGGTGCGGAAGGCGGCGGGTCTCTTCGACGTGTCGCACATGTCGAACCTCTGGGTGACGGGCCCCGAGGCGGTCGCGACGCTGAACCGGGCGTTCGTCGCGGACGCGTCGAAGGTGCCGGTGGGCGGCACGAAGTACACGGCGGCGCTCAGGCCGGACGGGACGATCGTGGACGATCTCTATATCTTCCACGTCGGGAAGGGCTACCACGTCGTCCCGAACGCGGGGATGAACGCGGAGGTCGCCGGGATCCTCCGCGCGGCGGGCAAGGCCAACGTCGAGGACGTCACGCGCGAGACGTGCATCCTCGCCTTGCAGGGTCCGAAGGCCGCGGCGATCCTCGAGCGCTTCATGGGGCGCTCGTTCGCGGACCTGAAGCGTTTCCACCTCACGCAGGCGCCCGCGCTCGGCGCGGACGCGTTCATCGCGCGCACGGGCTACACGGGCGAGGACGGCTTCGAGCTGTTCGTTCCCGCGCGGGAGGGCGCGCGCGTCTTCGAGGCGCTCCTTGCGGCGGGCGCGGAGCACGGGATCCGCCCCTGCGGCCTCGGCGCGCGCGACACGCTCCGGCTCGAGAAGGGCTACTGCCTCGCGGGCCACGAGTTCAAGGGCGGCCGCACGCCGCTCGAAGCCGGTCTCGGCTGGCTCGTCGCATGGGACCACGACTTCACGGGCAAGGCGGCCATCGAGGCGCAGAAGGCGAAGGGCGGGCACGCGAAGCTCGTGGGCGTCAAGCTCACGGAGCGCGGCATCCCGCGCGAAGGCAACGAGGTCCGCGCGGAGGGCCGCGCGGTCGGCGTCGTCTCCTCGGGGACGCAATCGCCGGCGCTGCGCGAGGGCATCGCGCTCGCGTACGTCGAGCCCGCGTTCGCGAAGCCCGACACGCCGCTCGAGGTCGTGATCCGCGACAAGCCCGTCGGAGCGCGGGTCGTGAAGCTGCCGTTCGTGTGATTCAGCCCACGGTCGCGTTCGCCTCGAACACGGTCCACGAGGTCGGGGCGCAGAAGCAGGTTCGGTGCGCATACACGACGACCCGCACCTCGCCCGGCTCGAGGCCTTCGATCTTGGCGATGACGCGGGGCGCGCGCGGCGTCGCGGGCGCCAGGCACGAGTCCGATTGGCCGCTCTTCACGAAACCAACGAGCGTGCGCGTTCCATGGCTCTCCACGAGGCGGAACGGGCCGGCCGCGCCCGCAACCGCGTCGCAATCGATGTCAAGGAACACGCCCTCCGTGAAAGTCGCGACGAGGGTGCTCCCTTCTGTCGTGACATTCAGGCCGGAACCGGTCGGGACGTAGTTGTCGCGGGCCCGGGTTTCGACGGCGTTCCCGAACGAAACGAACACGGCGGAGGCGTTCACCGCGCGGCTCGGCCACCGTTCGGGGCCCTCACCCGTGGAGTCCTCCCACCAGACCGAGAAAGCGACGTGCGGCGCAGGACCGACGAGGACCTCGACGTCCCACGTCGCGCCGGCCTCCGGGACCTCCCGCGGCGTCCAGGACTCCGTTTCCGGGACGTCGGCCCATCGCATGAAGGGGGCGAGCCCGAGGGTTCCGCCTG comes from the Candidatus Thermoplasmatota archaeon genome and includes:
- a CDS encoding helix-turn-helix domain-containing protein; protein product: MILNQVSHDVSNQTVRLLATVLGPEAAAQETTKVLMGSFDTADIVRQTKDQVTFRASVSLDTIRKTGNPAAFALEHFGPEVLVQPALIHNGYLHVRLVVTGKVDLAAMLAAYEQGVKAGRWSDFKLVRIDDFDPEQQIHGAFSENLTQKQLEVIKTALALGFYNTPRNVTLDDLSSIFGISKAAVHNRLQAAERKVIAKYFS
- a CDS encoding OsmC family protein translates to MTSTEIARAVLVAPKTTEIAIRGHTIRCDKPADLGGTDSGPMASEYLLAALASCTLTTMRKIAEKRKVELGSLACVTEMDFDDRGVVVAMRLRVEVGGTASDKDVETVFRLSEKACTISQLLSFPVHRALARG
- a CDS encoding ATP-NAD kinase family protein; protein product: MRARRIAFLVNPVAGLGARVALKGSDGVAAEALARGARPEAAGKALRFVRALEAGAHTFLTAGAPMGEDVLEKAGESAIVAHVPSEPTTADDTREAAKALLALAPDVLVFVGGDGTAADVADAVGDRVPVLGIPAGSKMYSAVYADTPERAARVVEGFDDVAPGEVLDVDEGRFRAGEVAVTLKGFVKVPVHRAVAGGKAAGTDDEVEQVTLGKAVAEALEPGVPHVLGAGGTMMEVKRALGVDGTLLGIDVVCDGKLLVKDARERDLLALAPGARVVVSPIGRQGFVLGRGNLVVSAAVLRRLGVEAVKVVATPTKMIETPVLRVDTGDPALDAAFPRFVPVTTGPHVTRLARMEKDAA
- the gcvT gene encoding glycine cleavage system aminomethyltransferase GcvT, giving the protein MTLLRTPLYDLHVKLGAKIVPFAGYEMPVMYSSVLEEHEAVRKAAGLFDVSHMSNLWVTGPEAVATLNRAFVADASKVPVGGTKYTAALRPDGTIVDDLYIFHVGKGYHVVPNAGMNAEVAGILRAAGKANVEDVTRETCILALQGPKAAAILERFMGRSFADLKRFHLTQAPALGADAFIARTGYTGEDGFELFVPAREGARVFEALLAAGAEHGIRPCGLGARDTLRLEKGYCLAGHEFKGGRTPLEAGLGWLVAWDHDFTGKAAIEAQKAKGGHAKLVGVKLTERGIPREGNEVRAEGRAVGVVSSGTQSPALREGIALAYVEPAFAKPDTPLEVVIRDKPVGARVVKLPFV